The genomic stretch GCTACGTATCCCATGGATCCTTTTACTGCTATAGCACTGCTGCTTCCTTGTACTGAAGAACTATCAGTGGTTGAAGCAAGAAGCTTTGCTAGTCCAAAATCACCCACATGAGCAACAAGGTTATTATCCAAAAGGATATTACTTGGTTTCAAATCACAATGAACAATTGGTACCTCACATTGGTAGTGAAGATAATTCAATGCAGAAGCAACATCAATTGCAATATTTAATCTCTCGTGGAGATTTAGATTTCTTGATCCCATCATTTCAGCTGTCTCTGGATGCAACCACAAGTCAAGATTTCCGTTTCCCATAAACTCATAGACCAGAGCTTTGAAGTCAAgacctttggaatcaatgctggAGCAGTAGCTCAAGATAGGGAGTAGATTTCGATGGCGGATGTTTCTTAATGCTTTGCACTCTGCCTTGAAGCTTTTGGAAGCCCCATTCTTTTGCAGGTCAAGGACTTTAACAGCAATAAGCCTGTCTCCATGTTCATATAACCTTCCTCTGTAAACAAGTCCAAAACTTCCTGAACCGATTAGGTTCTCTGGAGAAAATCCTGATGTTGCACGGTGAAGTTCGTGATAAGAAACTCTAAAGAGCTTGTCAACCATAGAAGGCTTGCTTGATGACCCATGTCTTCTGGCTTTTTTATTATATGCAATAATATATGCTAACAAGATCATTGAAATCAGAGCCACTGGGGAAAATACAGATATAACTATGATTAGTAAATGCctgcttttcttctttcttttggtgATGCATGGTGGTAACCGTAGTTGGGGAATTCCTCCACAAAGTTTCCTGTTTCCAGCTAATGATATTTGGCTTGCATTcctgaaaactccttcagttgGTACCTCACCGTTAAGATCATTGAAAGAAATGTTTAGATATTTCAGAAACATAAGTTTCTCTAGACCTTGAGGTATCGGTCCAGTCAAGTTATTGTTTGAAAGGTCTAATTTTTGGATGCCCTTTAGAGAAGCCAAATGCATTGGAATTGTTCCTTGGAAAAAGTTGCCTTGCATGTAAAGCTCCTCCAAGCTTGAACAATCACCTAGTGTTCCTGGAATTTCTCCATGTAATTTGTTGTAGGAAATGTCAAGTTCATTGAGGCCTTTTAATTTTCCTACTTCAGATGGCAAGGAACCAATCAATGAGTTATGAGACAAGTCTAGACTAATTAGTGAGAAGTATGAGCCAAAGATATGTGCAGATATGCTGCCATTGAAGTTGTTCCAGGAAAGGGAGAGTTGTCCTAGATTTTTGCAATTCTCAAGAAAACGGGTAATATTACCTTCTAAGCTATTTTTGGATAAGCCAACATAGTATAGAGAGGTAATGTTGCAGAGTGTGGATAGTATTTGTCCCGACAACTTGTTTTCTGCTAGGTCCAAGGCCTGcaacttttgcaatttaggaAAATCACCTGGAATGCCTCCTGTGAAGGAGTTCTGTGTCATGCTCAATATGTTTAGATTGACAAGATTTCCAAATCCTTTAGGGATAGTTCCTGAGATATTATTATATCCCATATGAAGATAGGTGAGTTGCAATGAGAGATTACCGATGTTCTTTGGTAATTCACCTCCAAAATGGTTCAAAGGGAAGTCAAGTGTATGTAACCTGCTGCAGTTGGTCAAAGATGGGAGAAAACTCAAGTCCCCAGCAGAGTTACTTCCTAGGAGATTCATTGCAAGATTTAACCCCAGAAGATTTGGTAAATCTCCTAGATTAGTTGGTACTTGCCCCTCGAATTTGTTTTGGGACAAATCTAAGAATTGAAGCTTGGAGGCATTGGTAATAGAAGTTGGAATATTGCCATGGAATTGGTTTCCACCGAGTTCCAACTCTTCCAGATTTGGTAAGGTAAGGCCTATGTTGGCTGGTAGCATTCCGTGGAGCATATTTTCCACTGCTACAAAGGATGTCAGGGTAGATATGTTAAAAACAGAGGAAGGGATGTCACCAACCAAGCCATTTACCCCGACTATAATCCATGATAAGCTTTTAAGCAAGCCTAACTCCTTTGGCAAATTCCCATTCAAGTGATTGTATGCGAGAGCAAGTTCTGTCATTGAAGATGCATTTCCAAGCGACCGAGGAATCTCACCTGtcaaattattttcattaaGGTAAAGGGCCACAAGCTTCTTCAAAGACCCAAGCTCATTTGGCACTTTTCCTTCCAGCTGGTTTGATATCAAGTCTACGACTCTGAGCTCTGAGCACCAGCTCAAGTTAACCGGAATTTCTCCTTTTAAGTTGTTATTGGACATGTTAAGAAATCTTAGACGGAACAGGAGACCGACTTCTTGGGGAATCCCACCATGAAATTTATTTTCTCCAAGATGGATAGATTTCATGAAGCTAAGATTACCTATATGAGGAGATATGGTACCAGACAAGCCCATACCTGACAGAGTTAAGGCTGTGACCCTCTGATGTCGCTTATCACATGTGACTCCTTGCCATTGGCAATGGTGCTTGGAATGGTTCCACGAGTTCAGAACTCCATTTGGATCACCAGATATCTGGCTCTTCAACTCTTGCAAAGCAAGTAGATCAGTCATGTTTTGAGATATTCCACTTTCTGCTGAGGCATGTGGTGACAAATTCCGGGCAACGagaagcagcagcagcagcaaaatCTTTGCTGCTGAAAATTCCCACGAAATGGAACTTGGATGCTCCATGTTTCTACTTCTGTTTGAAGAATGAGCGTTGTATTTGCAGCTGATCTTTTACTCCTATGTCTTGTGAAGTGTCTAGGACTTGGGGTTGACTTAATCAGTCAATTGGTCTACATGCAGTCTGCGCCATGTTGCTTTAATTTCATACCTGTGGCCTCTACATGCCTGGTTGTGGTTGACTTACTTATCTAAGTCTTCTGCCCATAAAACAAGTTCATTTACTCTAGTAAACTCACACTTGATGTTGCCATATAGCATTTGTTTGCTATCAGAGTACCACCCAAAATGCACTAAGAAATCGAGGCCTGGTGGACTGGATGGCATCATGGCAACCTGAATTTGACTTGTGATTTGTGTGCCAACTTGAAGTACTAAAAACGCACTATGACTCAATGTACACTACAAATTGTATCCACCTGTTATGATTCTCTTTCAACTCTTTATTGTTTATATAGTGTtacttttttccttctcttttatGATCCAGAAGGTATTTCCATCAGCTTGGTTATTTGTTTgtctaagttttttttttttttttttagttttttcatttcccaatctctctctctcccctgtATCATTTTGTTCTTGAGATCAGAGTTGTGTTAGTAGCATATTGTTAAGAGTATGTTATACTTTAGCCCCTGCAATATAAGTTCTCTTTTTCACATAACCGTCATatgatttcaaaagttatatataaaCTTTTCGTAGTTTCAACAGTTGAAGCACCCGGTCGGAGTTTAGAGGGATTCTAGATTCTTTGTTACTAGATTCCCTTGAAACAGATGAAACCAGTGAACTTATTTTCTTCACATTGAGCAGCATTGTTGGCACTAGGCACATATGGACAACCAAGGGCTGGTCAAACAGAATTGGCAACCTTGCACTTATCAAGAAATCTCTTAGAATGAGCTCAACTACCGGATTTTGAACCCCATGAAGAAAAACCAGTACGGTCTAGTACCTAGGTTGGTTGTCCGCTGCTCATGCAAGTAATCTTGGACGATATCCACGGCAGGAGTTAGCCATCTCTTTAAGGTTAGGCATGATATTAGGACAGAAAAACATGTTTGGGCAAACCCTATTCAAGGTTCCATTAGGCATGAAACTAGGACAGAAAAACATGTTTGGGCAAACCCTATTCAAGGTTCCATTCGCTAAGCCAAGCATGTAATTTAGATGACCAAACTAGATGAAGTTTCAAGATTTCTTGTTTAATTTGAAAACAGGAAAAATCCGAAGGAAAATCTGCAGCTGTTGTGGTTTAGAAAAATTTGAGTTCATTAACAAAGATATAACTGCAGATTCAGACTTCCAGTAGTAGACATCAACAGCAGAAAGATTTTACGGCAAGATACAGATGCATCATAATATCATAATGGCCttagagatatttttattgAATACATCTAATTCAATCAAGCATTTAGCTAGCTACATTAGTTATACACATTGTTTCGTCATGCAGCTACAAATCAAGGTCTGTTTATCGCTGACAAACCTTTTTCCACTTTCATGCATGTGAACATTAGTCGAAATCAATCAGAAACAAGTTCAGTTAATTTCGTGAGGTCGGAtgaaatctttttttcttttttggaaggggggggggggggggttgcaGTTGTTTCTTGGATCCATCCATAAATGTATGATCAGTTGGCCTCCTTCTTGTAAACATCTCTAGCAACAAGATCCCATAAACATCTGTGGGTCGATACTTGAAGGTCGATTCCATGCTCTGAAATTATTGCAATGGCTCTTCCTCAGtgcttttttttccttttgagtaGACTGTAGACTAAGAAACTTTAATTGGAAACTATAGACGAGTGCTCTCATTTGATGTCTAAATTCAAATCCAAAGTAAGCTTTAAGAAAGTTTCATGGAAAATTAAGCTAAGAATTGCGTTCTGAGGATCTGTAACTCTGCAGCTCACCAACTCTTTCCTGGAGTTCTGAACATTACATGTTTcgaatatttttattttttaactctAAGACTCGTGTGAAAGATAGTTTTGTTTAAGTTTACATAAATCAGGAAAATATGTTTATGGTGTATAGTATTTTATGGTGCATAGACTAAATTTTCGAGTAGAAAATGTGTAATTGTCAGACAATCAAAAGGTTAATCAGAATTAAAAGATGCAACAGCAACTTAGTGGTAGTTATTACCTGACTACTGATTTCACAGCATTTTCCTTTACACAAATACTTTACCGTCCATCCCAGCAGAAGTCAGACAAATTCACTGCATTATCCAAATTTAGAAAGGACACTGGACAAATCCTCCAAGTTAGATTACAGGGCAGGCCATAAAGCTAGAAGCGTTTTACAGTCcaacaaaacacaaaaagatGTCATTCCTCCAGATTCTACAGTTTGCCCATCACAGCCAACAACCTGTGCAGTTTGATTCCACTCAAGATTTGTGATAGTCCTTCCATCAGCTGCAAAACATCCAAAGAAAATCTTTATAGATTTTGCTTTATCCTAGATTTGACAGTTTGCAACCTCAGGTAATTGTGAGGAACTAAATGCATTGCCAGTGATTGTACTCTTGAACAAATTCCATGCATCTGGTTTTACTTCATCTCTCAAGCACTAACTGCAAACATATGCTATCATATATACTATTAAGAATTTCAAGTGTTCAGGCAAAATGTAGATCCCAGGATGTCTCAGGATTGGGTACTTGATATGTCAATCATACATGGAGTAAATTGCAATTCCTTTGAAATGAACTCGGCAAAGTAGCATAACAACATCTGAAGCAACCAGATGGTATCCTAAGCAGAAACGCAAGTATAATATGTTCTCGGTTATCAGATTCGCTTCGAAAGATGTAGTAAATTAAGTTTTTTCCAATCCAGGATCCCTGTTGGCAACCACTAAACAAGCAAGGGCTGCTAATTGGTGACCATGCATTTATCAAGAAATCTCTCGGAAGAAGCTCAAGTAATAAACACTGAAtacgaaaaagaaaaatcagtaTGGTCAAATACCTGGGTTCATTATCTGCTCACGGAAGTAGATTCAGAGAAACCAAAACTATGAGTCTGCATGGATCTTCAGTAAGCCAAAAACAGCACCAAACATCATCCAGACAAACGAAGCAaaatccataactgaagctattAAATTCTGCAAAAATATGGTAATGTACAGTGAGTCATTGATCCTGCATGAGTTTGATTCAAGGATATccaaatgcacaaaaaaaatgcaacaaagaCATGATACATTGCATCTGATAATAATCCGCtaaataaaatgtctaaacttaACAGCTCTGCTTTCTTTTGGGGCAGAAACATGCAACGAATACTTCCTACTCTATTACTTCCTAGCACCATGAGCAGAAAACATCTACCTTAAGCTATGCTGCTTGCATATACGAGAATGATGCAGCTAGAAAAGTATTAGTTCAGGCGACTCCTTTTGCCAAGAGAAGTTGGTTTGCTCTTGGAAACGTTGGTGTTTGGTGTACATGGCATTATAAGCTTGTCAAGAGGAAGGACCTTAATGGGTGGAAATACATGGTCAATGAAGTCTGTGTCCTCGGAAGACACAGCAAGATTTTCTATCATCAGCAATTCATCAATCTCATTCTCTTGGAACCCAAATGCAAAGCCCAACTTAATTATATGGCACAAGTCCACATGACCCGAGCAATTGGATAAAACGACCTCTGATATTGCTCTGGCATAATCAGTCACCAGTTGAATGTCTTTTTGGCCACCGCTCCAACTGGGTGTATGAATAAGCAGTCTCTTTGAGTTTCTGTCCCAGAAGACCTTCTTATAGATGCCGACATGCACTTCTGGTCCTGATGAAGGTACTTGTAAAGAATATGTAACCTCCAAAGGCTTATCAGTTCCAAAGATGGGGAGATCAAGGAGAGACTTAGCCTTCCTCAGCCTTGCACCTAATGGCATGTTAATTCGACTTGCCAAAAAGCCCATAACTATTTTGACTAACAGTTTCCCAATTATATTGTCCTCAGGATCCATCTGATGAAAATCGCCATTCACCAAACATTCAACAGATTCTGAAAGTTTTTGAACACCAAGACAGCAGTAAATTTCAGATAGTCGGTTTTGAAAATTCAAATCATCTTGGGGAAACCAAATAAATAGTGGCCTCTTGCTAGACTCTTTGAATGACTTCTTAAGCTGCAAGTCATCAGCAATGAAAACTTCTCCTCTGTCCACCAACTGGATTCCCCCTGAGACATCAACTGCAGGAAAAGCATTTATGTTTCTCTCAAGGATCTCCAGAGTAGAGTCATCCCAGTTTCTCAATATGTATCCCCAAAACGATTTCAACTCCACAGAAGTCACTTGGTgattactttccaaccaaaatttCCAAAGGTCCATATATTTGTCAAGGGTAGGACACCAAGCGACAGAAAATGCTGAGGACAAAAAGTTCAGCAACTCCATCTCATACAACTTATCAAGAACATGTAACCGATGAGCAAATAAGTTGCAATCATCAGAAATTACGCAATCATGATTATCCACCCATCTACCACCGTCTTTAATATGATGATCAGAGATAATCCGCCACTGATATGTCACAGTATCCAACCACATCCCACAAACATCAACATGATCATCAGGGACCCACAACTGACATGTCACATTATCTTCAGAATTTGGAGTCCAGTGGTACTTATACATGAATTTATAGATTCTCTTTACCTGACAAGTCTGAACTAGAGaagtaaaattttggaaaaaccaATTGCAAACTTCTTGTGGACCTGTCTTAACACCAATCATCCTCAGAGCATCCATTTCCACACAATCAAGATTCCTGTAGAAACTTTGATCCAAGAATGGCCCATCAAGTAACTTTAGATGGCCCTCCCAGTCCAGATCATAAAGAAGAGCTTCCTGGGGCAATCTGTAGCCTAAATGGGTCTTCAACCATCTAGCCGCTCTCAATTTTTTGAGTAGATCTTCAAGTAGAGACTGGTCAGAAGAATTATCACTTTTAAGTGAGGCTACACAATGAAGTAATGACAAGAACATGTCAACTGTAACAAGTGATGGATCTTCCGGTAGCTTCAGCCCACGTACAATGATGGGGATACCATTATTGAAATTGACCACAACACCCAGCATCTTCAGCTCCTCCTTGAAATTGTAGATTTCATCTCCATAAAAAGTCTCATCGATAACAGGAAGGTTCACTAACTGGGAAACAGTTGCCCATTCGCAGTTAAACAAGATAGCATGTGAAGTGTAGCTATAGCCATTGTTAGTTTTCAGCCACATTTCTTCTAACAAGCAACTAACAATAGCGGATACCAGACAAGGCATTTCATTCTTGGCACACTTCAGAAAATTCAAAAGTGAGATCACCTTGGTGCCAATCAGACCACTTGAAGCTATCAGCAACTTGAGTTTATCAACGACTAGCTTGCTTGCTGAATCAAGATTTACAATCACAGCAATTGCCTCGAGTTCTTCCTTGTAAGATCTAATCCTGCTTCCATAGTATGATTCATCGATAATGGGTAAAGAAACCACTTTGAGCAAGTGATCCCACATAGGATCAAATAATACAGATTCCGAGGGGCATCTAAAGCCAGATGTCGTCTTCATCCAACATTGGCTAAAGACATGTCGTGTAGACTCAAAAGCATCAGCACCTGTGAATTGCATGCACTTAAGCAACAGGAGCACAGAATCCTTAGTCAAACTAGATAAATTATCTGGAAATCTCAAATGCTTAGGAATCAGCTTATAGACTTCTTCCAAATCCACAGTGACACCCAGAAACTTCAGTTCATCCAGGAAAGAAGCAAGTTTGACCCCATATTTAGGTCTACAAACAAtcttcaaatttgaaatttgtgCAACAGCCTTTTCTTCAGCAGAAGTTAGGAGTACAGATCCAACAGGAGATGCATAACCTCGAAGAGTCTTAAGCCATTTTCCCTCTTGCAGAGATTTCTTCATGTTCCCATCAAGCTTATTGTTTTCCCTGGAGTACCTAATGAAGCCCAAAATTAAAACTGCCAATTTGCTACTCATTTTAGAGGAAAGCAAAGGCTTCAGATGATCAGTAATAAGTTGAAACATATTCTCACTCCCAATTTTTACACCAATGAATACCAGCTCATCCATGAATGATCGTACCGCATGTGAAAAGTACACTTCATCAATAGCTGACAAGACATTGAGAGCTTTTCCCAGCTCCAGTAAAACAGCGTTTTCATTTCCGCCATAAAGATAGCAATGTAAGGGAGAGCTAATGCCGGAGCATGTTTTCATCCATTTTCCACTCCTAATACTTTCAATAAATCTTCGAGGTATCTCGTATTTCTTGGGCCATCCATTTATTTGACATTGCTGGGATCTCAATTTCTTGATCCAATCCAGAAGCAACAGAGATTGTTCACTTGTCAGTAGAGTAGAAGCTACTTGCAGAGCATCATCAGGAGGTAGTATATGAGGCAAGTCTATAGCTTTGACGTGCATCACAAGAAAGTTGAAGAGCTCCTTTTCAGGAGTAATGAGACCAGCAAACTCTGCAGCCTCTAAATAACTATCTCCAAGCTCAGCATACTTTCCACAGTAAGAACTATTATCTCCACCATTGGCATGATGAAGAACCTCATGTTGTTCTATTGACTTCTTGTTACTAGTCTCATAACCAACACTGAATGGGTTAGCCAAACCAAACAGCTTCACCCACGTCCCCATATATGCAGGTACTAGACTCCTAGAACAAAGGCTCACATATCCGGATTTATCAACTATAGGCATAGCCAGCAGAACTTTGGAAATATTATGCGAACCAAGGTATTTCTTCATAAAACTATGATATACAAAATGAGCAAACAAAATCGCAACATCTGGATCTTTTGTTCTTCTAATAAAGCCAACCACTTCCAAAGCATAGCTAAATGCATCAGTAATGACAACACCCAATGCAGAAGTCAGCCATCTCTTCAAAAAATTGTGTTTCTCATCTTTCAGGAGTGCAGTTGCCATGAAATCAGGACAGAAAAACAAGTCATTAGGGCAACCTAGTTCGAGGTTCCATTTGCTCAGCCAAGCATGCTCTTCAGATGACCAAACAAGATGAATTTTCAAGGATTCttgtttaatttgtgcaacaCTGCAAGATAAGACATCCCCATTCCAAATAATGTACTTCAGTAGAGGAAGACAATCAACAGACTTAAGAGGCATATATTCCCAGTACTCAGCAAGAAAGCTAAGAAGATCCATGTACACATCTGGTGAAGCTCGGCATAAAAGGTTACAAGTTTTAATGCATTTTCCATACCAATCATAACTGCAATGTGCTGATGGTACACCCAAAAAATTCAGAAGTTCATCGTACATCTTGTTATCAAGAAGATTGTGTAAAACAAACTTCCGTTGAGAAGAAACAGCATTAAGAGGTATTTTGTCTTCTTTGATGCGGGTCAAGATATTTCGGAACTTCGGTAAGATCCTAAGAACATCAGTTGGACGACAGAATACCTTTGGCTCATCCAGAAATGACTCATAAAGAACAATGCATTCTGATTGGACCATGAATTTGATACACTCTCTAACTTTATTAAGTTCTTCAAACGGGGATTCTTTTGCAGGCAAAAGATTAAGCGCACAATGCACTGGAAGCAGCTTAATGATTTCAGCAGATTTGATACAAGTAATTAGTGCTCCAACAAATGTTGATGGAACTTGCTCCAGGATTCCCAAATTCCACTTGTTGTCAACAAGTATTGCCTCTCTTGAAGATGCAAGTATAAAATCGGATTGAATCATGAAGGGGAAGTTGGTCACCATGGATGTCGGCAGAAATGCAAAGATTCCAACAGAGGAAGTTCCTCTTTTCAGCCTTTCACCCAAAGGGAAAGCCAGAGATATCATCCACTGCTTTACATCCTTCCTTTGTTCCACAATGCAAGCAGGTTTGACTGGGAAGGCTTGCCTATGTATGTAATAAGAGCATCTGGTCTTGGATGTACTGTTGTCATGTTTTTCTTGAACAGATATATGAAGTAGTCGGGAGTCTGCAACTTGACCTCTTGCAGGGACAAGACTAGTTTCACTTGAAATGGAAACTGCAGAAAGTGAGTTCCTCGAAGACAGTATACCATCTTCCCAGACAGCTAACTGCTTTATCTTCTGCAAGAAGAGAAGGACTTCAGGCTGGATTTGTGATAGCTCCTTTTTCACAGTTTCAGCCTTTTCAGCTTTCAGAGGGAGGACAATTGTCGTGGTGGGCAGAACGATGCTACTTTTGTAAACACTCTGAAGATCTTGGATAGATGGTCTGGTCGTCACCCACTCAGGAACAATATAACCTATTCCACAATCCCCATCTGGAAATTCCTTGAAGCATATTCGATACCCATTGCTAAAAATGAATGGTTGGGCACTCACAAGAAACACACTTTTAAAGCCAATTCCTGCGAGTTTTAAATCGCAATTAGGAGGACTTGAAATGTTAAAATATAGCAACTAGGCAGACATGCATTAAGCAGAACTCTTTTGATGCACTATACTTCAAACCATTTTACAGTTCCTAGATGGCAAGACCTGTCCACACAACACCTAAAGCGtgaaattgaaaaattcaaccAGCAATGAGATGCTAGACAGAACAGTAAACAATCCTACTGCTTTTACTTATAAGACAAGATAGTCTTCGTATGGAATCAGAGGTTACAAACTaagaatttttttaagggggggCACAAATGAACCATTGATAATATGTATGAACAGAAATCCTCTGACATAAACTAACCATTTCAGGCAACagtttcatctcaaatcaacttATCTTTTTCGAACAGCAATTTATATTTGACTATGATCAGCAAAAATAATTCCCCTTATACTCATTAATTAGCATAGTCGAATACCTAAATGTCCTCCATTCAAAAATTATGACATGCAATTGCGATCAAAATGCTATTTCagtaaattttcattttgatttAATGAAAATGGCGGAGCTTCTAAACCAGAGCAGTACTTTCAGTTAACAAGTTGCATGAGATATATCACCCTAGACTACTACCTCTATTCAGTTCTAGAGTAATAGGTGTCTTTGGTAGGTTTGTTTTGCTACAGAGAATTACCCAGTTAAGTCTTGTATGAGTTTGTACCCAAAAAacatgaataaataaattcattgCACCATGTATACTATACTTGCCCAAAAACAAGTGAGCAAAAAACTTCATACATAGCCCTTGTCTCCACGACAGCAAGAACTTATATGCAACTATTACAGAATAATACTCAGAAAAAAGAGTGCTTAATCAAGATATAGTTGACTGGacttgaaattgaaaaaaaaattgtattttttaGGCTTGGCTAAGGAAGGAAGGGCACAGAAATAATGAAACCTCTGTTACCTTTCTCCCCAATGTAGCCCTGCCGTCTCTTGCCCTTCTTGGTGGACTGGCCAATACTGCAAAGAGCATCGATATTGGCTTTTGAAAACCCAAGCTCATTGTTAAATACCAACAATGTGGCTTGAGCACCAACACCTGTTATGTCCTTTGTTGTCATAACAAATTCAAGCTTTGGTCCAACTGCTTCTAAGTACTCATTGTCCTCAGCATTCTAGCATGAGAAACAAGTATGCAGTATTAGAATTGCTATTTGTAATATGACAGAATATGGTACATCTATGCCTGAATCCAAACAAAGCGGAATTAGGGAAAAGATGGGACCTGAATTAGTTCTTTCAAGAAATGGATATCCTTGGTGTAAAGCTCCGATGAAAGGCCTGCAACAGCATTGTGGAGGTCTTTCATCAAAGGATTTGGGACCTTTGCACCAATAGAGAACTTGTTCCTCCTGATATCCTCCACATGTCTCCTTGCAGCCTCAGTTTTTGAAATATATGGTCGAACTCTTTCCATTGCCTAACTTCTTCTCTTCAACCTAACACCGAATCTTTCAAATGACCTAAATTCCACTAATTTTTTATGAAGATAGTAAGGTAACCATTTGCCCAAAGCACATAGCAAACCAGGTAACAGCATCAAAGGCCGTAATGATGAAGAAGC from Coffea eugenioides isolate CCC68of chromosome 8, Ceug_1.0, whole genome shotgun sequence encodes the following:
- the LOC113780715 gene encoding uncharacterized protein LOC113780715; translated protein: MERVRPYISKTEAARRHVEDIRRNKFSIGAKVPNPLMKDLHNAVAGLSSELYTKDIHFLKELIQNAEDNEYLEAVGPKLEFVMTTKDITGVGAQATLLVFNNELGFSKANIDALCSIGQSTKKGKRRQGYIGEKGIGFKSVFLVSAQPFIFSNGYRICFKEFPDGDCGIGYIVPEWVTTRPSIQDLQSVYKSSIVLPTTTIVLPLKAEKAETVKKELSQIQPEVLLFLQKIKQLAVWEDGILSSRNSLSAVSISSETSLVPARGQVADSRLLHISVQEKHDNSTSKTRCSYYIHRQAFPVKPACIVEQRKDVKQWMISLAFPLGERLKRGTSSVGIFAFLPTSMVTNFPFMIQSDFILASSREAILVDNKWNLGILEQVPSTFVGALITCIKSAEIIKLLPVHCALNLLPAKESPFEELNKVRECIKFMVQSECIVLYESFLDEPKVFCRPTDVLRILPKFRNILTRIKEDKIPLNAVSSQRKFVLHNLLDNKMYDELLNFLGVPSAHCSYDWYGKCIKTCNLLCRASPDVYMDLLSFLAEYWEYMPLKSVDCLPLLKYIIWNGDVLSCSVAQIKQESLKIHLVWSSEEHAWLSKWNLELGCPNDLFFCPDFMATALLKDEKHNFLKRWLTSALGVVITDAFSYALEVVGFIRRTKDPDVAILFAHFVYHSFMKKYLGSHNISKVLLAMPIVDKSGYVSLCSRSLVPAYMGTWVKLFGLANPFSVGYETSNKKSIEQHEVLHHANGGDNSSYCGKYAELGDSYLEAAEFAGLITPEKELFNFLVMHVKAIDLPHILPPDDALQVASTLLTSEQSLLLLDWIKKLRSQQCQINGWPKKYEIPRRFIESIRSGKWMKTCSGISSPLHCYLYGGNENAVLLELGKALNVLSAIDEVYFSHAVRSFMDELVFIGVKIGSENMFQLITDHLKPLLSSKMSSKLAVLILGFIRYSRENNKLDGNMKKSLQEGKWLKTLRGYASPVGSVLLTSAEEKAVAQISNLKIVCRPKYGVKLASFLDELKFLGVTVDLEEVYKLIPKHLRFPDNLSSLTKDSVLLLLKCMQFTGADAFESTRHVFSQCWMKTTSGFRCPSESVLFDPMWDHLLKVVSLPIIDESYYGSRIRSYKEELEAIAVIVNLDSASKLVVDKLKLLIASSGLIGTKVISLLNFLKCAKNEMPCLVSAIVSCLLEEMWLKTNNGYSYTSHAILFNCEWATVSQLVNLPVIDETFYGDEIYNFKEELKMLGVVVNFNNGIPIIVRGLKLPEDPSLVTVDMFLSLLHCVASLKSDNSSDQSLLEDLLKKLRAARWLKTHLGYRLPQEALLYDLDWEGHLKLLDGPFLDQSFYRNLDCVEMDALRMIGVKTGPQEVCNWFFQNFTSLVQTCQVKRIYKFMYKYHWTPNSEDNVTCQLWVPDDHVDVCGMWLDTVTYQWRIISDHHIKDGGRWVDNHDCVISDDCNLFAHRLHVLDKLYEMELLNFLSSAFSVAWCPTLDKYMDLWKFWLESNHQVTSVELKSFWGYILRNWDDSTLEILERNINAFPAVDVSGGIQLVDRGEVFIADDLQLKKSFKESSKRPLFIWFPQDDLNFQNRLSEIYCCLGVQKLSESVECLVNGDFHQMDPEDNIIGKLLVKIVMGFLASRINMPLGARLRKAKSLLDLPIFGTDKPLEVTYSLQVPSSGPEVHVGIYKKVFWDRNSKRLLIHTPSWSGGQKDIQLVTDYARAISEVVLSNCSGHVDLCHIIKLGFAFGFQENEIDELLMIENLAVSSEDTDFIDHVFPPIKNLIASVMDFASFVWMMFGAVFGLLKIHADS